From a single Pasteurella atlantica genomic region:
- a CDS encoding tetratricopeptide repeat protein yields the protein MKQWQKFKTLLSKHKLLSGLGTAVIVFILTLIFNPPTSEKEGSQVAEGGNITNVTGGNNVQIHQEITNNYNFTEEQVYEIRKKRIDQVLLEKENTVKELQEINTKLQSGAIKDNLLITLLKEKATRLEKENYRINNELKELKNTTAATYKQTIQLKQEIEKNLLTLQSKQPKAEIAQVLKELRNNPDTRKTEKDLDEIVESGAKEIAPAAYESGRLAENRVDYRKAMKAFTKAVILDENNPDYLLKAAQMATKVGDFDQAKQWFEKLIELTQHDTNSLDYANAQGGLAGVFYEQGKYDKAEPLYNRALVIREKALGENHPDVATTLNNLAALYYAQGEYAKAEPLYNRVLVIREKALGENHPDVATTLNNLALLYKAQGEYAKAEPLYKRSLAIKEKALGENHPSVATTLNNLALLYKKQGEYAKAEPLYKKALNILHKIFPKGHPDIDIIESNYEMLKNKK from the coding sequence ATGAAACAGTGGCAGAAATTCAAAACATTATTATCAAAACATAAATTACTCAGTGGTTTAGGTACTGCTGTTATTGTTTTTATATTAACTCTTATATTTAATCCCCCAACATCAGAAAAAGAAGGAAGTCAGGTAGCAGAAGGGGGAAACATAACTAATGTCACAGGAGGAAACAATGTCCAAATTCATCAAGAGATTACTAATAATTATAACTTCACAGAAGAACAAGTATATGAAATACGAAAAAAACGAATTGACCAAGTTTTATTAGAAAAAGAGAACACAGTAAAAGAATTACAAGAAATCAATACAAAACTCCAAAGTGGGGCTATCAAGGACAACCTGCTGATAACACTATTAAAAGAAAAAGCGACTAGATTAGAGAAAGAAAATTATCGCATAAACAACGAATTAAAAGAACTAAAAAATACAACAGCCGCCACATACAAACAAACAATACAATTAAAACAAGAAATCGAAAAAAACCTTCTTACTTTACAATCAAAACAACCTAAAGCAGAAATAGCTCAAGTTTTAAAAGAGCTACGTAATAATCCTGATACTCGGAAAACAGAAAAAGACCTTGATGAAATTGTTGAATCAGGAGCTAAAGAAATCGCCCCAGCAGCTTATGAAAGCGGTAGATTAGCAGAAAACCGTGTGGATTACCGCAAAGCAATGAAAGCATTTACTAAAGCGGTAATACTTGATGAAAACAACCCTGATTATTTACTTAAAGCAGCACAAATGGCAACAAAAGTAGGTGATTTTGACCAAGCAAAACAATGGTTTGAAAAACTGATTGAACTTACTCAACACGATACCAATAGCCTTGATTATGCAAATGCTCAAGGCGGACTGGCTGGGGTCTTTTATGAACAAGGCAAGTATGATAAAGCTGAGCCTTTATACAACAGGGCTTTGGTAATCAGAGAAAAGGCTTTGGGTGAAAATCATCCTGATGTGGCAACCACATTAAATAATCTCGCAGCACTATATTACGCACAAGGCGAGTATGCTAAAGCGGAGCCTTTGTACAACAGGGTTTTGGTAATCAGAGAAAAGGCTTTGGGTGAAAATCATCCTGATGTGGCAACCACATTAAATAATCTCGCACTTTTATATAAAGCACAAGGCGAGTATGCTAAAGCAGAGCCTTTGTACAAAAGGTCTTTAGCAATAAAAGAAAAGGCTTTGGGGGAAAATCATCCTTCTGTGGCAACCACATTAAATAATCTTGCACTTTTATATAAAAAACAAGGCGAGTATGCTAAAGCAGAGCCTTTGTACAAAAAGGCTTTAAATATCTTGCACAAAATATTTCCTAAGGGTCACCCTGATATTGATATTATAGAAAGCAACTATGAAATGCTAAAAAACAAAAAATAG
- the tuf gene encoding elongation factor Tu → MSKQKFERTKPHVNVGTIGHVDHGKTTLTAAITTVLAKKTGGEARDFAQIDNAPEEKARGITINTSHVEYDTETRHYAHVDCPGHADYVKNMITGAAQMDGAILVVAATDGPMPQTREHILLGRQVGVPYIIVFLNKCDMVDDEELLELVEMEVRELLSDYDFPGDDTPIVRGSALKALEGEAEWEEKILELADHLDSYIPEPERAIDQPFLLPIEDVFSISGRGTVVTGRVERGIVRTGDEVEIVGIKDTTRTVVTGVEMFRKLLDEGRAGENVGALLRGTKREEIERGQVLAKPGSITPHTDFTSEVYVLSKDEGGRHTPFFKGYRPQFYFRTTDVTGTIELPEGVEMVMPGDNIQMVVSLIHPIAMDEGLRFAIREGGRTVGAGVVAKIVK, encoded by the coding sequence ATGTCTAAACAAAAATTTGAACGTACTAAGCCACACGTAAATGTGGGTACAATCGGTCACGTTGACCACGGTAAAACAACGTTAACTGCTGCAATCACAACTGTTTTAGCTAAAAAAACAGGTGGTGAAGCGCGTGATTTCGCACAAATCGATAATGCGCCAGAAGAAAAAGCGCGTGGTATCACTATCAATACTTCACACGTTGAGTATGATACAGAAACTCGTCACTATGCACACGTTGACTGTCCAGGACACGCGGACTATGTGAAAAATATGATCACTGGTGCTGCACAGATGGACGGAGCAATCTTAGTAGTTGCTGCAACTGATGGTCCAATGCCACAAACTCGTGAGCACATCCTTTTAGGTCGCCAAGTAGGTGTTCCATACATCATCGTATTCTTAAACAAATGTGATATGGTTGATGATGAAGAATTATTAGAATTAGTTGAAATGGAAGTACGTGAACTTCTTTCTGACTATGACTTCCCAGGTGATGATACACCAATCGTTCGTGGTTCAGCATTAAAAGCATTAGAAGGCGAAGCAGAATGGGAAGAAAAAATCCTTGAATTAGCAGACCATTTAGATAGCTACATTCCAGAGCCAGAACGTGCAATTGACCAACCATTCCTATTACCAATTGAAGATGTATTCTCAATTTCAGGTCGTGGTACAGTAGTAACTGGTCGTGTTGAGCGTGGTATCGTTCGTACTGGTGATGAAGTAGAAATCGTTGGTATCAAAGATACAACAAGAACAGTTGTAACGGGTGTTGAAATGTTCCGTAAATTACTAGACGAAGGTCGTGCTGGTGAGAACGTAGGTGCATTATTACGTGGTACAAAACGTGAAGAAATCGAACGTGGTCAAGTACTTGCTAAACCAGGTTCAATCACGCCACACACAGACTTCACATCAGAAGTTTATGTATTAAGTAAAGATGAAGGTGGACGTCACACTCCATTCTTTAAAGGTTACCGTCCACAGTTCTACTTCCGCACAACTGACGTAACTGGTACTATCGAATTACCAGAAGGTGTAGAAATGGTAATGCCAGGTGATAACATTCAAATGGTAGTAAGCCTAATTCACCCAATCGCAATGGACGAAGGTTTACGCTTCGCTATCCGTGAAGGTGGACGTACAGTAGGTGCGGGTGTTGTTGCTAAAATTGTTAAATAA
- the fusA gene encoding elongation factor G: MARTTPIERYRNIGISAHIDAGKTTTTERILFYTGLSHKIGEVHDGAATMDWMEQEQERGITITSAATTTFWQGMSQQYDQHRINIIDTPGHVDFTIEVERSMRVLDGAVMVYCAVGGVQPQSETVWRQANKYKVPRIAFVNKMDRTGANFLRVVEQIKTRLGGEAITLQLPIGAEENFKGVVDLVKMKAINWNEEDMGMTFTYDDIPADMFEACEEWRGKLVEAAAESSDELMDKYFGGEELTEEEIKAGLRKRVLANEIILVTCGSAFKNKGVQAMLDAVIDYLPAPTEVPAIKGINLDETEGERNADDNEPFAALAFKIATDPFVGNLTFFRVYSGVVNSGDTVMNSVRQKRERFGRIVQMHSNKREEIKEVRAGDIAAAIGLKDVTTGDTLCDLNKPIILERMEFPEPVISVAVEPKTKADQEKMGLALGRLAQEDPSFRVHTDEESGETIISGMGELHLDIIVDRMRREFKVEANVGKPQVSYRETIRTRVNDVEGKHAKQSGGRGQYGHVVIDLYPLEAVEDGPGYEFINEIKGGVIPSEYIPAVDKGIQEQLKSGPLAGYPVVDIGVRLHFGSYHDVDSSELAFKLAASLAFKSAFGKAEPILLEPLMKVEVETPEEYMGDVIGDLNRRRGLVEGMDDTGLGKTVRAQVPLSEMFGYATDLRSQTQGRASYSMEPLKYAEAPRNIAEAIIEARKK; the protein is encoded by the coding sequence ATGGCTCGTACAACCCCGATTGAAAGATATCGTAATATCGGTATTAGTGCTCACATTGATGCTGGTAAAACAACAACAACTGAGCGTATCTTATTCTATACAGGTCTTAGTCATAAAATCGGAGAGGTGCACGATGGTGCAGCTACGATGGACTGGATGGAACAAGAACAAGAGCGTGGAATCACAATCACATCAGCAGCGACAACAACCTTCTGGCAAGGTATGTCTCAACAATACGATCAACACCGTATTAACATCATCGATACTCCTGGACACGTTGACTTTACTATCGAAGTAGAACGTTCAATGCGTGTTCTTGATGGTGCGGTAATGGTTTACTGTGCAGTTGGTGGTGTTCAACCACAATCAGAAACAGTATGGCGTCAAGCAAACAAATATAAGGTACCTCGTATTGCATTTGTAAATAAAATGGATAGAACGGGTGCTAACTTCCTACGTGTTGTTGAACAAATTAAAACACGTTTAGGTGGTGAAGCGATAACTCTTCAACTTCCTATCGGTGCTGAAGAAAACTTCAAAGGTGTGGTTGATTTAGTTAAAATGAAAGCAATCAACTGGAATGAAGAAGATATGGGTATGACATTTACCTATGATGATATTCCAGCAGATATGTTTGAAGCTTGTGAAGAGTGGCGTGGTAAATTAGTTGAAGCTGCTGCAGAATCATCTGATGAGTTAATGGATAAATACTTTGGTGGTGAAGAGTTAACTGAAGAAGAAATCAAAGCTGGTTTACGTAAACGTGTTCTTGCAAATGAGATTATTCTTGTAACTTGTGGTTCAGCATTCAAAAATAAAGGTGTTCAAGCAATGCTTGATGCAGTTATTGATTATTTACCAGCTCCAACCGAAGTTCCAGCAATTAAAGGTATTAACCTTGATGAAACAGAAGGTGAGCGTAATGCAGATGATAACGAACCTTTTGCTGCATTAGCATTCAAAATTGCAACAGACCCATTCGTAGGTAACTTAACTTTCTTCCGTGTATATTCTGGTGTGGTTAACTCTGGTGATACAGTAATGAACTCTGTACGTCAAAAACGTGAGCGTTTTGGTCGTATCGTACAGATGCATTCAAACAAGCGTGAAGAAATCAAAGAAGTTCGTGCTGGCGATATCGCTGCAGCAATCGGCTTAAAAGATGTGACTACAGGTGACACGCTTTGTGATCTTAATAAACCAATTATTCTTGAGCGTATGGAATTCCCAGAACCAGTAATTTCTGTTGCTGTTGAACCAAAAACCAAAGCCGACCAAGAAAAAATGGGTCTAGCATTGGGTCGTTTAGCACAAGAAGATCCTTCGTTCCGAGTTCACACTGATGAAGAGTCTGGTGAAACCATCATTTCAGGTATGGGTGAATTACACTTAGATATCATCGTTGACCGTATGCGTCGTGAATTTAAAGTTGAAGCGAACGTTGGTAAACCACAAGTATCTTACCGTGAAACAATCCGTACACGAGTTAATGATGTTGAAGGTAAACACGCAAAACAATCTGGTGGTCGTGGTCAATATGGTCACGTAGTGATCGACTTATATCCATTAGAAGCAGTGGAAGATGGTCCAGGTTACGAGTTTATCAATGAAATCAAAGGTGGGGTAATTCCAAGTGAATATATTCCTGCAGTTGATAAAGGTATCCAAGAACAGCTTAAATCTGGTCCATTAGCGGGTTACCCAGTAGTTGATATCGGTGTTCGTTTACACTTCGGTTCATACCATGATGTGGATTCATCTGAATTAGCATTTAAATTAGCTGCATCATTAGCATTTAAATCAGCATTTGGTAAAGCAGAGCCTATACTACTTGAACCATTAATGAAAGTTGAAGTAGAAACTCCAGAAGAGTATATGGGTGATGTAATTGGTGACTTAAACCGTCGTCGTGGTTTAGTTGAAGGTATGGATGATACTGGTCTTGGTAAAACAGTTCGTGCACAAGTTCCATTATCTGAAATGTTCGGATATGCAACGGATCTTCGTTCACAAACACAAGGTCGTGCATCATACTCAATGGAACCATTGAAATACGCAGAAGCACCAAGAAATATTGCAGAAGCAATTATTGAAGCTCGTAAGAAGTAA
- the rpsG gene encoding 30S ribosomal protein S7 produces the protein MPRRRVIGQRKILPDPKFGSELLAKFINVLMVDGKKSIAETIVYGALETLAQRTGKDPLEAFEEALENVRPTVEVKSRRVGGSTYQVPVEVRPVRRNALAMRWIVDAARKRGDKSMALRLANELSDATENKGTSVKKREDVHRMAEANKAFAHYRW, from the coding sequence ATGCCACGTCGTCGTGTTATTGGACAACGCAAGATCCTTCCAGATCCTAAGTTCGGATCAGAATTACTTGCGAAATTTATTAATGTTTTAATGGTAGATGGTAAAAAATCTATTGCTGAAACAATCGTTTATGGTGCTTTAGAGACGCTAGCACAGCGTACAGGTAAAGACCCATTAGAAGCATTTGAAGAAGCACTTGAAAATGTGCGTCCAACGGTTGAGGTTAAATCTCGTCGTGTGGGTGGTTCAACTTATCAAGTGCCAGTTGAAGTTCGTCCAGTGCGTCGTAATGCACTAGCAATGCGTTGGATCGTAGATGCAGCACGTAAGCGTGGTGATAAATCTATGGCATTACGTTTAGCTAACGAACTTTCTGATGCAACAGAAAATAAAGGTACATCGGTGAAAAAACGTGAAGACGTACACCGTATGGCTGAAGCGAATAAAGCGTTTGCACATTACCGCTGGTAA
- the rpsL gene encoding 30S ribosomal protein S12, which translates to MATINQLVRKPRVKKVVKSTVPALEACPQKRGVCTRVYTTTPKKPNSALRKVCRIRLTNGYEVTSYIGGEGHNLQEHSVVLIRGGRVKDLPGVRYHTVRGALDCAGVKDRKQARSKYGVKRPKS; encoded by the coding sequence ATGGCAACTATCAACCAATTAGTACGCAAACCGCGTGTGAAAAAGGTTGTAAAAAGCACCGTTCCTGCATTAGAGGCTTGCCCGCAGAAACGTGGCGTGTGTACACGTGTGTACACAACTACACCTAAAAAACCGAATTCAGCATTACGTAAAGTATGTCGTATTCGTTTAACAAATGGTTACGAAGTAACTTCTTATATCGGTGGTGAAGGTCATAACCTTCAAGAGCATAGTGTTGTTCTTATCCGTGGTGGTCGTGTTAAAGACTTACCAGGTGTGCGTTACCACACCGTACGTGGAGCACTTGACTGTGCTGGCGTAAAAGATCGTAAACAAGCGCGTTCTAAATACGGCGTTAAACGTCCTAAATCTTAA
- the miaB gene encoding tRNA (N6-isopentenyl adenosine(37)-C2)-methylthiotransferase MiaB, with protein sequence MAKKLHIKTWGCQMNEYDSSKMADLLNETHGFELTDNAEEADVLLLNTCSIREKAQEKVFHQLGRWKNLKKNKPDLMIGVGGCVASQEGEHIRKRAPYVDMIFGPQTLHRLPEMLNQRGKNNNPIIDISFPEIEKFDNLPEPRAEGPSAFVSIMEGCNKYCSFCVVPYTRGEEVSRPIDDILFEIAQLAEQGVREVNLLGQNVNAYRGATFDGGVCTFAELLRLVASIDGIDRLRFTTSHPIEFSDDIIEVYRDTPELVSFLHLPIQSGSDRILTMMKRNHTALEFKAIIRKLRQARPNIQISSDFIVGFPGETAKDFEDTMKIIEQVNFDMSFSFIYSPRPGTPAADLPDNVSEEEKKERLYRLQHRINTQAVQFSRMMLGTEQRILVEGPSKKDLMELTGRTENNRIVNFSGSPDMIGKFVDVKITEVYTNSLRGEVVRTEEEMGLRVVESPQSIIERTRKEDELGVGRFIV encoded by the coding sequence ATGGCAAAGAAATTACATATTAAAACATGGGGCTGTCAAATGAATGAATATGATTCATCAAAAATGGCAGACCTATTAAACGAAACACACGGATTTGAACTCACAGATAATGCTGAGGAAGCAGATGTTTTGCTTTTAAATACGTGTTCAATTCGTGAAAAAGCACAAGAAAAGGTGTTTCACCAATTAGGTCGTTGGAAAAATCTAAAAAAGAATAAACCTGACTTAATGATTGGTGTTGGCGGTTGCGTGGCATCACAAGAAGGGGAGCATATTCGTAAAAGAGCACCTTATGTAGATATGATTTTTGGTCCTCAGACTTTGCATCGCTTACCTGAAATGCTCAATCAAAGAGGAAAAAATAATAATCCGATTATTGATATTAGTTTTCCTGAAATTGAAAAATTTGACAATTTACCAGAGCCTCGAGCAGAAGGACCAAGTGCTTTTGTTTCTATTATGGAAGGGTGTAATAAATATTGTTCTTTTTGTGTTGTACCTTACACGCGTGGGGAAGAGGTGAGTCGTCCTATTGATGATATCCTTTTTGAGATTGCTCAATTAGCAGAGCAAGGTGTACGTGAAGTAAATTTATTAGGTCAGAATGTAAATGCTTATCGTGGTGCAACCTTTGATGGTGGGGTTTGTACATTTGCAGAATTATTGCGTTTAGTTGCGTCAATAGATGGCATTGATCGTTTACGCTTTACAACTAGTCACCCAATTGAATTTAGTGATGATATTATTGAGGTATATCGTGATACACCTGAATTAGTTAGTTTCTTACATTTGCCAATTCAAAGTGGTTCAGATCGTATTTTAACAATGATGAAGCGTAATCATACTGCGTTAGAATTTAAAGCGATTATTCGTAAATTACGTCAAGCTCGTCCGAATATTCAAATTAGTTCAGATTTTATTGTGGGATTTCCTGGTGAAACAGCAAAAGATTTTGAAGATACAATGAAAATCATTGAACAAGTAAATTTTGATATGAGTTTTAGTTTTATTTACTCTCCTCGACCAGGCACGCCTGCAGCTGATTTGCCTGATAACGTAAGTGAAGAAGAGAAAAAAGAGCGTTTGTATCGTCTTCAGCATCGCATTAATACCCAAGCGGTACAATTTAGTCGGATGATGCTGGGTACTGAACAACGCATTTTAGTTGAAGGACCATCTAAAAAAGATTTAATGGAACTCACTGGACGCACTGAAAATAATCGTATTGTGAATTTTAGCGGTTCACCAGATATGATTGGTAAATTCGTTGATGTTAAAATCACTGAAGTTTATACAAACTCCCTACGAGGTGAAGTGGTGCGAACAGAAGAAGAAATGGGATTACGAGTGGTTGAATCGCCACAAAGTATTATCGAGCGAACTCGCAAGGAAGACGAATTAGGTGTTGGACGATTTATCGTTTAA
- the ychF gene encoding redox-regulated ATPase YchF, with the protein MGFKCGIVGLPNVGKSTLFNALTKAGIEAANYPFCTIEPNTGVVPMPDPRLDALAEIVKPQRVLPTTMEFVDIAGLVAGASKGEGLGNKFLANIRETDAIGHVVRCFENDDIVHVAGKIDPAEDIEIINTELALADLESCERAIQRLNKRAKGGDKDAQFELSIMQKILPVVSEAGMIRSIDLDKDELFAIKGYNFLTLKPTMYIANVNEDGFENNPYLDKVREIAATENAVVVPVCAAIESEIAELEDDERDEFLADLGIEEAGLDRVIRAGYSLLNLQTYFTAGVKEVRAWTVAVGATAPKAAAVIHTDFEKGFIRAEVVAYEDFIQYKGENGAKEAGKWRLEGKEYIVKDGDVMHFRFNV; encoded by the coding sequence ATGGGATTTAAGTGTGGGATTGTCGGTCTTCCAAATGTAGGGAAATCAACCCTTTTTAACGCATTAACAAAAGCAGGGATTGAAGCGGCAAACTATCCGTTTTGTACTATTGAACCAAATACTGGTGTTGTACCGATGCCAGATCCACGCTTAGATGCGTTGGCTGAAATTGTAAAACCACAGCGAGTATTACCAACCACAATGGAATTTGTGGATATCGCAGGTTTAGTGGCTGGGGCGAGTAAAGGCGAAGGATTAGGAAATAAATTCTTAGCCAATATTCGTGAAACTGACGCAATTGGACACGTGGTACGTTGTTTTGAAAATGATGATATCGTTCACGTTGCAGGAAAAATCGATCCAGCGGAAGATATTGAAATCATCAATACTGAGTTAGCATTAGCCGATTTAGAAAGCTGTGAGCGTGCAATTCAACGTTTAAACAAACGTGCCAAAGGTGGCGATAAAGACGCACAATTTGAATTATCAATTATGCAAAAAATCTTACCAGTGGTTTCAGAAGCGGGAATGATTCGTAGCATTGATTTAGACAAAGATGAGCTATTTGCGATAAAAGGTTATAACTTCTTAACGTTAAAACCAACAATGTATATCGCAAACGTGAACGAAGATGGTTTTGAAAATAACCCTTATTTGGATAAAGTACGTGAAATTGCAGCCACAGAAAATGCGGTTGTGGTACCTGTTTGTGCGGCGATTGAATCTGAAATTGCAGAACTTGAAGACGATGAGCGTGATGAATTCTTAGCAGATTTAGGTATTGAAGAAGCAGGGTTAGATCGTGTGATTCGTGCAGGTTATTCATTACTAAATTTACAAACTTATTTTACCGCAGGTGTAAAAGAAGTGCGTGCGTGGACAGTGGCAGTGGGTGCAACTGCTCCAAAAGCGGCTGCCGTTATCCACACTGACTTTGAAAAAGGCTTTATCCGTGCCGAAGTGGTTGCTTATGAAGACTTTATTCAATATAAAGGCGAAAACGGTGCCAAAGAGGCGGGTAAATGGCGTTTAGAAGGTAAAGAGTATATAGTTAAAGATGGTGATGTAATGCATTTCCGCTTTAATGTTTAA
- the pth gene encoding aminoacyl-tRNA hydrolase translates to MSKIKLIVGLANPGTKYEGTRHNAGEWLVNEIARLFNTSLKEENKFFGKVAKTNTSQGEVRLLVPTTFMNLSGKAVGTLANFYRIQPEEILVAHDELDLPCGVAKIKQGGGHGGHNGLKDIIASLGNSKNFYRVRIGIDHPGDKNMVSNYVLGKPSPTDQKLIDEAVDEATRAVEILFKDGVEKAMNRLNGFKATP, encoded by the coding sequence GTGTCAAAAATTAAATTGATTGTTGGTTTGGCTAATCCAGGAACGAAGTACGAAGGAACTCGTCATAATGCAGGAGAATGGCTAGTCAACGAAATTGCACGTTTATTTAATACAAGTTTAAAAGAAGAAAATAAATTTTTTGGAAAAGTGGCGAAAACCAATACTTCACAAGGCGAAGTACGATTGCTTGTGCCAACCACTTTTATGAATTTAAGTGGCAAAGCGGTTGGGACATTAGCGAATTTTTATCGTATCCAACCCGAAGAAATTTTAGTCGCACATGATGAACTTGATTTACCTTGTGGCGTGGCAAAAATCAAGCAAGGTGGCGGACACGGTGGGCATAACGGTTTGAAAGATATTATTGCCAGTTTAGGCAATAGCAAAAATTTCTACCGTGTGCGTATTGGGATTGATCATCCCGGCGATAAAAATATGGTGTCTAATTATGTGTTAGGCAAACCATCGCCAACTGATCAAAAGTTAATTGATGAAGCCGTTGATGAGGCAACTCGTGCGGTAGAAATTTTATTTAAAGACGGCGTAGAAAAAGCAATGAACCGTTTAAATGGGTTTAAAGCAACGCCGTAA
- a CDS encoding DsbA family protein has protein sequence MKKLLKIGTIVLLGLVSFNATAFEPKLGKEYVEISQLPVTQKEVVEFFSFYCPHCKNFEITYKIPTLIKEKLPENIPLTQYHLTYGPQGENLTRAWALAMALNVEDSIKIPLFNAVQEKKINSMEDIRSLFVENGVSEKQFDGGINSFAINGLVAKQENLAKTLKVEAVPAFFVDNKYKINGEGFSDVKTTEEFIQHYVDTITSLATK, from the coding sequence ATGAAAAAATTATTAAAGATAGGTACTATTGTATTACTTGGTCTAGTTTCGTTTAATGCAACTGCATTTGAACCTAAACTAGGCAAAGAGTATGTTGAAATAAGTCAACTTCCCGTTACTCAAAAAGAAGTGGTAGAGTTTTTCTCTTTCTATTGTCCACATTGTAAAAATTTTGAAATAACCTATAAAATACCGACTCTTATTAAAGAAAAATTACCTGAAAATATACCGTTAACACAATACCATTTAACCTATGGACCTCAAGGTGAAAATTTAACCCGAGCTTGGGCATTAGCAATGGCGCTTAATGTTGAAGATAGTATAAAAATACCGCTATTTAACGCTGTTCAAGAAAAGAAAATAAATTCAATGGAAGATATCCGCTCTCTTTTTGTTGAAAATGGTGTGTCTGAAAAGCAATTTGATGGTGGTATTAATAGTTTTGCGATCAATGGTTTGGTGGCAAAACAAGAAAATTTAGCGAAAACCTTAAAGGTAGAAGCGGTTCCTGCTTTTTTTGTGGATAATAAATATAAAATTAATGGTGAAGGTTTTAGTGATGTGAAAACTACTGAAGAATTTATTCAACATTATGTAGATACTATTACCTCTTTAGCAACTAAATAA
- a CDS encoding YihD family protein, whose product MNNQLTHRVDEIIELLGDHWRKEPDLSLLDFLKQLAKEVGKPDDLSALTDEVLIYQLKMRGTSNDTVIPGIKKDYEEDFKTALLKARGILKD is encoded by the coding sequence ATGAACAATCAACTAACACATCGAGTGGATGAGATTATTGAATTATTAGGTGATCATTGGCGTAAAGAACCTGATTTATCTTTACTGGATTTTTTGAAACAATTAGCAAAAGAAGTGGGAAAACCAGACGATCTTTCTGCTTTAACGGATGAAGTCTTAATCTATCAATTAAAAATGCGTGGAACCAGTAATGACACTGTTATTCCAGGGATAAAAAAAGATTACGAAGAAGATTTTAAAACGGCGTTATTAAAAGCGCGTGGAATTTTAAAAGATTAA